From the Nodularia sp. NIES-3585 genome, one window contains:
- a CDS encoding Nif11-like leader peptide family natural product precursor, translating into MSLEHVKGFYAQLANDETFRTQIQGVQSKDECSQVG; encoded by the coding sequence ATGTCTCTAGAACACGTCAAAGGTTTCTACGCACAGTTAGCAAATGATGAAACTTTTCGCACTCAAATACAAGGTGTGCAAAGTAAGGATGAATGTAGCCAAGTAGGGTAA
- a CDS encoding peptidylprolyl isomerase, with translation MSQPITITSEDILEQIKLACKIPEIVEQIVIRKIITSTAEEADIKVEVEELQKAADQLRVVAKLENADETWKWLQKHSLSIKEFEDIIYHTIISSKLAKHIVADQVEPYFFQNQLNYFSAVIYEIVLDDEELAMELFYAIHEGEVSFHDVACQYIQDKELRRQGGYRGIVYRKDLKPEISAAVFAAKPPQLIKPIMTSRGAYLILVEEIIQPELEKLRPKILADLFNSWIKQQIDQTEVIIGFNSEN, from the coding sequence ATGTCACAACCAATCACTATTACTAGCGAAGATATTCTTGAGCAAATCAAGCTAGCCTGTAAAATTCCAGAAATAGTGGAGCAAATTGTTATCCGCAAAATCATTACATCAACTGCTGAAGAAGCTGATATTAAAGTAGAGGTTGAGGAACTTCAGAAAGCAGCAGATCAATTACGAGTAGTTGCTAAACTGGAAAATGCTGATGAGACTTGGAAGTGGCTACAAAAACATAGTTTATCTATCAAAGAATTTGAAGATATAATTTACCACACAATTATTTCTTCAAAATTAGCAAAACATATTGTTGCTGACCAAGTTGAACCTTATTTTTTTCAAAACCAGCTAAATTATTTTAGTGCTGTTATTTATGAAATTGTACTAGATGATGAAGAATTAGCAATGGAACTTTTTTATGCAATTCATGAAGGTGAAGTGAGTTTTCATGATGTTGCTTGCCAATATATCCAGGATAAAGAATTACGACGCCAAGGTGGTTATCGAGGGATAGTATATCGCAAAGATTTAAAGCCAGAAATTTCTGCTGCCGTTTTTGCTGCTAAACCCCCCCAGCTAATTAAGCCAATCATGACTTCGCGAGGAGCCTATTTAATTTTAGTAGAAGAAATTATTCAACCAGAATTAGAAAAGTTGCGCCCTAAAATTTTAGCAGATTTGTTTAATTCATGGATTAAACAGCAGATTGATCAGACTGAAGTTATTATCGGGTTCAATTCTGAGAACTGA
- a CDS encoding HlyD family efflux transporter periplasmic adaptor subunit, which produces MTDTLNGQVKNQLHEDGIYQEVLTPQNPDIANSDKNQAAKTSQTSSIAISTDDWSHVTKDLLDSLPQVWTRGLLYFLIIFVAIILPWAMFSRVDETGVARGRLEPQGKTVRLDAPVAGTVAEIQVKEGDVVKNGQILLVMESELVQAELRQVKDRLEGQLNRRSQLNLLQSQLVVALATQEQQNQSQELEKQSQIDQARQNLNAIISSSNLQKEEKLSQVNQARQTVEYSQTANNLIESSLASTQREVNRYRQLWEKEVIPEITVIEKQDIAKEQQRLYEQSKSDIRQAKLRLAEQQSSYERTLSQFNADIEQAKLRLNEQENGYQTVTHVGKLAVLKTQEQLKNIDTEISTLNAEIAQTKSQIQSLEFQISQRILKANVNGTVFQLPIEKAGSVVQPGTMIAEIAPIDSPLIIRAQMVTTESGSLAKGLPVKLKFDAYPFQDYGVIAGELLEISPTTTEIDTPGGRVAAYNLEIAMNQHCIPSPDQCIPLNPGDTATAEVIVRQRRIIDFLLDPFKKLQQGGVKL; this is translated from the coding sequence ATGACAGATACATTAAATGGACAAGTAAAAAACCAACTTCATGAGGATGGAATCTATCAGGAAGTTTTAACACCTCAGAATCCAGATATTGCCAACTCAGATAAAAATCAGGCAGCGAAAACATCTCAAACATCAAGCATAGCCATCTCAACTGATGATTGGTCTCATGTTACCAAAGATTTGCTTGATAGCTTGCCACAAGTTTGGACAAGAGGATTACTATACTTTTTAATTATTTTTGTAGCGATTATTTTACCTTGGGCAATGTTTTCGCGGGTAGATGAAACAGGTGTAGCTAGAGGCAGATTAGAACCCCAAGGTAAGACAGTTAGGCTGGATGCTCCTGTTGCTGGAACCGTTGCTGAAATTCAAGTTAAAGAGGGTGATGTAGTTAAGAATGGACAGATTTTGTTAGTCATGGAATCTGAATTAGTCCAAGCCGAATTACGACAGGTAAAAGACAGGTTAGAAGGGCAATTGAATAGGCGATCGCAATTAAATTTATTACAGAGTCAACTAGTTGTAGCTTTAGCCACTCAAGAACAACAAAATCAATCTCAAGAATTAGAAAAACAATCTCAAATAGACCAAGCCAGACAAAATTTGAATGCTATTATAAGTTCATCTAATTTACAAAAAGAAGAAAAATTATCTCAGGTCAATCAAGCCCGGCAGACGGTTGAGTATAGTCAAACTGCTAATAACTTAATAGAAAGTAGTTTAGCCAGTACTCAACGAGAAGTTAACCGCTACCGTCAGCTTTGGGAAAAAGAGGTTATCCCAGAAATTACAGTTATAGAAAAACAAGACATCGCTAAAGAACAGCAAAGATTATATGAACAGAGTAAGTCAGATATTCGACAAGCTAAGTTAAGGTTAGCAGAACAGCAGAGTAGTTATGAACGGACTCTTAGTCAATTTAATGCAGATATTGAACAGGCTAAATTACGGCTCAATGAACAAGAAAATGGTTATCAGACAGTAACTCATGTGGGTAAACTTGCGGTACTCAAAACTCAGGAGCAATTAAAAAATATAGATACAGAAATTTCCACACTCAATGCAGAAATAGCTCAAACTAAAAGCCAAATTCAGTCTTTGGAGTTTCAAATAAGTCAACGAATTTTAAAGGCAAACGTAAATGGGACTGTATTTCAGTTACCAATTGAAAAAGCTGGTTCTGTAGTTCAGCCAGGCACAATGATTGCCGAAATCGCCCCAATAGATTCGCCTTTAATTATTAGAGCGCAAATGGTTACAACTGAGAGCGGTTCTTTAGCAAAGGGATTACCAGTTAAGCTTAAATTTGATGCTTATCCTTTCCAAGATTATGGAGTTATTGCCGGCGAATTATTAGAAATTTCTCCAACGACAACAGAAATAGATACACCTGGGGGAAGAGTAGCGGCTTATAACTTAGAAATTGCGATGAATCAACATTGTATTCCTAGTCCTGATCAATGTATTCCCTTAAATCCTGGGGATACTGCAACTGCTGAAGTGATTGTGCGTCAGCGTCGGATTATTGATTTTCTCCTTGATCCATTCAAGAAACTGCAACAAGGAGGAGTGAAATTGTAA
- a CDS encoding peptidase domain-containing ABC transporter: MVQNLSDPVVFLQQLNHALGHSLDEAEFQRYYQQFKFLNPKVGKFWQGEDAEAGVYIAIAGKVRLLNDQGELIATLGSGESFGEFTLFPEANFQPYGARASVNLQLCFIPAAVLTALMIKYPAIKEHLLAKANAHNSLLVGSDQSPQHNQTEIPSAPVTPVTEPKLDKKLSKAYFPTPNQRVGHLLQRTIRRYPFFNQQSASDCGAACLVMVSRYWGKRFSVNRLRDIANVDRNGASLRGLSTAAESIGFSTRPVKASLDQLAKQTLPAIVHWEGKHYIVVYEITQKSVIVADPAIGQRTLSHAEFKKNWTGYTLLLQPTAFLKDTKDTITPFWQFFELLKPHSLVMLEVFAASVFIQIFGLITPLFTQLILDRVVVQRSELTLFAVGLGLLIFSLFRVAMMGLRQYLLDHTANKIDVALIVAFIRHTLRLPLSYFESRYVGDITSRVQENRKIQRFLSGEALSILLDLLTVFIYLGLMFWYSWRMALLSLVIVPPFVLLALVATPFLRKISREIFNAYATESSYLIEALSGVRTVKSTAVEQTVRWHWEELLHKEIKTGFSGQIIGNRLQIFSNSIHAIVTTTLLWFGAYQVIQNQLTIGQLVAFNMLLGNVIAPFQRLTVLWSELQEVTIAVERINDVLDAEPEEDLQHQARQSLPPIQGHIHFDNVTFRYHQESDINVLENLSFRVKPGQMVALVGRSGSGKTTISKLALGLYPPTDGKVLIDGQDITSLSLRSLREQVGVVDQDTFLFGGTIRENISLGYPGAKLEEIIEAAQLAGADEFIKKMPMGYESQIGEGGGMLSGGQRQRIAIARALLGNPQLLILDEATSHLDAESERIIQSNLNIILKGRTTLVIAHRLSTVRNADLILVLDRGVLIESGTHEELMAKRGHYFYLNHQQLDNAA; this comes from the coding sequence ATGGTGCAAAATCTATCCGATCCTGTGGTTTTTTTACAACAGTTGAACCATGCATTAGGTCATTCCCTGGACGAAGCGGAATTTCAGCGCTACTACCAACAATTTAAATTTCTCAACCCGAAAGTTGGAAAGTTTTGGCAAGGAGAAGATGCAGAAGCTGGAGTATATATTGCGATCGCAGGTAAAGTCAGGTTGTTAAATGATCAGGGAGAGTTAATTGCCACTTTGGGATCTGGAGAGTCTTTTGGGGAATTTACCTTATTCCCAGAGGCTAACTTCCAACCCTATGGGGCTAGAGCAAGTGTTAATTTACAACTATGCTTTATTCCCGCCGCAGTTTTAACGGCCTTAATGATTAAATATCCCGCAATTAAAGAGCATTTACTAGCTAAGGCAAATGCCCATAATTCGCTGCTGGTGGGTTCCGATCAATCACCTCAACACAATCAAACCGAAATTCCCTCAGCACCAGTAACACCAGTTACAGAACCTAAGCTAGACAAAAAACTTAGCAAAGCTTACTTTCCCACTCCTAACCAGCGAGTTGGACATTTATTGCAACGAACAATTCGCCGTTACCCATTTTTTAACCAACAAAGTGCATCAGATTGTGGTGCAGCTTGTTTAGTAATGGTGTCTCGTTATTGGGGTAAACGCTTTAGTGTGAATCGCTTACGGGATATCGCTAATGTTGACCGTAATGGTGCATCTTTGCGTGGTTTATCCACAGCAGCAGAAAGTATTGGGTTTAGCACACGACCAGTAAAAGCCAGCCTAGATCAGTTAGCCAAGCAAACATTACCTGCGATCGTTCACTGGGAAGGCAAACATTACATTGTGGTTTATGAAATTACCCAGAAATCTGTGATTGTCGCCGACCCAGCAATTGGTCAACGGACTCTGAGTCATGCTGAATTTAAAAAAAATTGGACTGGCTATACACTACTGCTGCAACCCACAGCCTTTTTAAAAGATACCAAAGACACGATAACTCCCTTCTGGCAATTCTTTGAACTACTCAAGCCTCACAGCTTGGTCATGTTGGAAGTATTTGCCGCATCTGTGTTTATTCAGATATTTGGACTGATTACCCCTTTATTCACTCAGTTAATTTTAGACAGGGTAGTAGTACAGCGTTCTGAACTCACCTTATTTGCCGTCGGTTTAGGATTACTAATTTTTAGTTTATTCCGTGTGGCAATGATGGGTTTGCGGCAATATTTATTAGACCACACGGCTAATAAAATAGATGTGGCATTAATCGTGGCATTTATTCGCCATACTCTGCGCCTACCCCTGAGTTACTTTGAGTCCCGTTATGTGGGGGATATTACCTCTCGCGTCCAAGAAAACCGCAAAATTCAACGCTTTCTTTCTGGTGAGGCATTATCTATCCTGCTAGATTTACTAACTGTTTTTATCTATCTAGGATTGATGTTTTGGTATAGCTGGAGAATGGCACTTCTATCTTTAGTAATTGTGCCACCTTTTGTGCTATTGGCTTTGGTTGCCACACCTTTTTTACGCAAAATTTCCAGAGAGATTTTTAATGCTTATGCTACTGAAAGTAGTTATCTAATTGAAGCTCTTTCTGGTGTCAGAACAGTGAAGTCTACCGCAGTGGAACAGACAGTGCGTTGGCATTGGGAAGAGTTATTGCATAAGGAAATTAAAACTGGGTTTTCTGGGCAAATCATTGGTAATCGCCTGCAAATATTTAGTAATTCTATTCACGCAATTGTGACTACTACTTTATTGTGGTTTGGAGCATATCAAGTAATTCAAAATCAGTTAACTATTGGTCAGCTAGTAGCATTTAATATGCTGTTAGGAAATGTGATTGCACCATTTCAGAGATTAACAGTTTTGTGGAGTGAATTACAAGAAGTTACCATTGCAGTAGAAAGAATTAATGATGTATTAGATGCGGAACCAGAAGAGGATTTACAGCATCAAGCTAGGCAATCTTTACCACCAATTCAAGGACATATTCACTTTGATAATGTGACATTCCGCTATCATCAAGAAAGTGATATTAACGTTTTAGAAAACCTCAGTTTTAGGGTTAAACCAGGGCAGATGGTGGCTTTAGTTGGTCGGAGTGGTTCAGGAAAGACAACTATTTCTAAGTTAGCTTTAGGGTTGTATCCGCCTACAGATGGCAAAGTCTTAATTGATGGACAAGATATTACTAGCCTTTCTTTACGTTCCTTACGGGAACAAGTAGGGGTAGTTGACCAAGATACTTTTCTATTTGGCGGCACAATTCGAGAGAATATTAGCTTAGGATATCCTGGGGCAAAATTAGAAGAAATTATTGAAGCAGCACAATTAGCGGGTGCTGATGAGTTTATCAAAAAAATGCCTATGGGCTATGAAAGCCAAATTGGTGAAGGTGGGGGAATGTTATCTGGTGGACAACGACAAAGGATTGCGATCGCCAGAGCATTATTAGGTAATCCCCAATTGTTAATTTTAGACGAAGCCACTTCCCATTTAGACGCTGAATCAGAGCGAATTATTCAGAGTAATTTAAATATCATTCTCAAGGGAAGAACCACATTAGTAATTGCTCATCGTCTCTCAACTGTACGTAATGCAGATTTAATCTTGGTGCTGGATCGGGGTGTGTTAATCGAGAGTGGTACTCACGAAGAGTTAATGGCTAAACGGGGACATTATTTTTATCTGAATCACCAGCAATTAGATAACGCAGCCTAA
- a CDS encoding helix-turn-helix domain-containing protein: MSDYQANTKSTVANSYTGKFLTSFQLKLLQKSLQEDLPNSYRQRIEIMLLADQGKSQTAICKILGCCPATVRHWTHIARTGMAHQWQDCPIGRPKAVNDEYLERLKELVLNSPRDYGYAFRRWTANWLQKHLAKEFGIEVSDRHIKRLLKQMGLSTRPKTKNEPEAGSENTKSSSILIHDLKSDNIPENNGFMPIQFAKLGMESETYGAKSIRSCGFFTTVEPCIRSFPGRSGISALLPTI, from the coding sequence ATGTCTGATTATCAAGCCAACACCAAATCGACAGTTGCAAACAGTTACACAGGTAAATTTTTAACGTCTTTTCAATTGAAGCTTTTGCAAAAAAGTTTACAAGAAGATTTACCAAATTCATACCGTCAGCGCATTGAAATTATGCTGCTAGCAGACCAGGGGAAATCTCAAACAGCAATTTGTAAAATTTTAGGTTGTTGTCCAGCAACAGTCAGACATTGGACGCATATAGCCCGTACTGGTATGGCGCATCAATGGCAAGATTGTCCCATTGGTCGCCCGAAAGCAGTCAATGACGAATACTTGGAACGGTTAAAAGAACTAGTTTTAAATAGTCCCCGCGATTACGGCTATGCTTTTCGCCGCTGGACAGCCAACTGGCTTCAAAAACATTTGGCTAAAGAATTTGGCATTGAAGTGAGCGATCGCCATATCAAGCGACTGCTCAAACAAATGGGATTATCTACGCGCCCAAAAACCAAAAACGAGCCGGAAGCAGGATCTGAAAATACGAAAAGTTCCAGCATATTGATTCACGACCTGAAATCCGACAACATCCCCGAAAATAACGGATTTATGCCAATTCAATTCGCAAAATTAGGTATGGAGTCAGAAACTTATGGTGCAAAATCTATCCGATCCTGTGGTTTTTTTACAACAGTTGAACCATGCATTAGGTCATTCCCTGGACGAAGCGGAATTTCAGCGCTACTACCAACAATTTAA
- the bchH gene encoding magnesium chelatase subunit H, with protein sequence MKRIVLIAGFESFNADLYRKAAEVAKSRCPDLDIRVFSDAWGEESDRNITTQRSEVEAALDGADVFFGSLLFDYDQVLWLRDRIAQIPIRLIFESALELMSLTKLGVFAIGDQPKGMPKPVKFILDKFSNGREEDKLAGYISFLKIGPKLLKFVPVQKVQDLRNWLIIYGYWNAGGAENVAALFWILAEKYLDLKVGDIPPPIETPDMGLLHPDYQGFFTSPREYLAWYKNQRISKISHSPVIGILLYRKHVITKQPYIPQLIRRFESAGLIPLPIFINGVEGHVAVRDWMTTDYETQQRQKGNTETLSLSAQAVQVDAIVSTIGFPLVGGPAGSMEAGRQVEVAKRILAAKNVPYIVAAPLLIQDIHSWTRQGVGGLQSVVLYALPELDGAIDTIPLGGLVGEQIYLVPERVQRLIGRVKNWIALRQKSASERKIAIILYGFPPGYGAVGTAALLNVPRSLIKFLHALKDQGYHVGDIPEDGEELIRQVKAADEEMETWEKNKPFPASANTVHFRKLEKWLGYLLTSRIEKQWKSLTGTGIKTYGEELHIGGVQLGNIWIGVQPPLGIQGDPMRLMFERDLTPHPQYAAFYKWLQNDFAADAVVHFGMHGTVEWLPGSPLGNTGYSWSDILLGDLPNLYIYAANNPSESILAKRRGYGVLISHNVPPYGRAGLYKELLSLRDLISEYREDPQKNYLLKEVICKKIVDSGLDADCPFDDAKRLGIAFSPENVRMFSDRAFDDYLVKLYEYLQVLENRLFSSGLHILGEPPNQEGLAGYLDAYFGEENEPPSRQGRQEEEELVTGLLMQCTDELGSLLRGLNGEYILPAPGGDLLRDGAGVLPTGRNIHALDPYRMPSPAAFARGREVGQKIIAQHLAEHGSYPETVAVMLWGLDAIKTKGESLGILLELVGAEPVKEGTGRIVRYELQPLAQVGHPRIDILGNLSGIFRDSFVNIIELLDDLFQRAADADESEEENFIRKHALALQAQGVENSSARLFSNPAGDFGSLVNDQVVDGNWESGEELGNTWQGRNVFSYGREDKGQARPEILNTLLKTSDRIVQEIDSVEYGLTDIQEYYANTGGLKKAAEKQRGKKVTTSFVESFSKDTTPRNLDDLLRMEYRSKLVNPKWAQAMANQGSGGAFEISQRMTALIGWGGTADFHDDWVYDQAADTYALDAEMADKLRKANPEAFRNILSRMIEAHGRGIWQADADKLDKLRRLYELSDEQLEGVTV encoded by the coding sequence ATGAAACGCATTGTCTTGATTGCTGGATTTGAATCGTTTAACGCTGACTTGTACAGGAAAGCGGCTGAGGTGGCTAAATCGCGCTGTCCTGATTTGGATATTCGGGTGTTTAGCGATGCCTGGGGCGAGGAAAGCGATCGCAATATTACCACTCAGCGCAGCGAAGTAGAAGCAGCACTAGATGGCGCTGATGTGTTTTTCGGGAGTCTGCTATTTGATTATGACCAGGTTTTGTGGTTGCGCGATCGCATTGCCCAAATTCCCATCCGTCTGATATTCGAGTCAGCGTTAGAACTGATGAGTTTAACCAAGTTGGGTGTTTTTGCCATTGGCGACCAACCCAAAGGAATGCCCAAACCAGTTAAATTCATCCTGGATAAATTCAGCAACGGACGGGAAGAAGACAAACTCGCAGGTTATATTAGTTTCTTAAAAATCGGTCCTAAACTTCTAAAATTCGTCCCAGTGCAAAAAGTCCAAGACTTACGCAACTGGTTAATTATCTATGGATACTGGAACGCTGGCGGTGCAGAAAACGTAGCCGCATTATTCTGGATATTAGCAGAAAAATACTTAGATTTAAAAGTCGGCGATATTCCCCCACCCATTGAAACCCCCGACATGGGTTTACTTCATCCCGACTATCAGGGCTTTTTTACATCACCCCGTGAATATTTAGCATGGTATAAAAATCAGAGAATCAGCAAAATTTCCCACTCCCCAGTCATCGGGATTTTACTCTACCGTAAGCACGTCATTACCAAACAACCATACATTCCCCAACTGATTCGCCGTTTTGAATCAGCCGGGTTAATTCCCTTACCCATTTTTATCAACGGTGTAGAAGGACACGTAGCAGTCAGAGATTGGATGACCACCGACTACGAAACCCAGCAAAGACAAAAAGGTAATACTGAAACTCTCTCACTTTCTGCTCAAGCTGTCCAGGTAGATGCAATTGTTTCTACCATTGGCTTTCCTCTGGTAGGTGGTCCCGCAGGTTCAATGGAAGCAGGGCGACAAGTGGAAGTAGCTAAACGCATCCTCGCTGCCAAGAATGTACCCTATATAGTAGCCGCACCCCTGCTAATTCAAGACATTCACTCATGGACACGTCAAGGTGTGGGTGGATTGCAAAGTGTTGTATTGTATGCTTTACCTGAACTTGATGGGGCGATTGATACCATTCCCCTGGGCGGTTTGGTGGGTGAACAAATTTATCTAGTTCCCGAACGAGTCCAGCGCTTAATTGGTAGAGTCAAAAATTGGATTGCTTTACGGCAAAAGTCGGCATCAGAACGCAAGATAGCGATTATTTTATATGGATTTCCCCCAGGATATGGGGCTGTGGGGACTGCGGCTTTATTGAATGTTCCCCGGAGTTTAATTAAGTTTCTCCACGCCCTCAAAGACCAAGGTTATCACGTTGGTGATATTCCTGAAGATGGGGAAGAGTTGATTCGTCAGGTGAAAGCAGCCGATGAAGAAATGGAAACATGGGAAAAAAATAAACCTTTTCCCGCATCTGCGAATACTGTACATTTCCGGAAGTTAGAAAAATGGTTGGGATATCTGCTAACTTCCCGCATTGAAAAACAATGGAAGTCTCTCACCGGAACTGGAATTAAAACTTATGGGGAGGAATTACATATTGGCGGTGTGCAGTTAGGTAATATCTGGATTGGTGTGCAACCACCTTTGGGTATACAAGGCGACCCGATGCGGTTAATGTTTGAACGGGATTTAACTCCTCATCCCCAGTATGCGGCTTTTTATAAATGGCTACAAAATGATTTTGCGGCTGATGCTGTGGTTCATTTCGGGATGCACGGGACTGTAGAATGGTTGCCGGGTTCACCGTTGGGTAATACTGGTTATTCTTGGTCGGATATTCTGCTGGGGGATTTGCCTAATCTATATATATATGCGGCGAATAATCCTTCTGAGTCGATTTTGGCGAAGCGTCGTGGTTATGGGGTGTTGATTTCTCACAATGTCCCGCCTTATGGTCGGGCTGGTTTGTATAAGGAGTTGCTGTCTTTGCGGGATTTGATTTCGGAGTATCGTGAGGACCCACAGAAGAATTATCTGTTGAAGGAGGTTATTTGTAAGAAGATTGTTGATTCTGGTTTGGATGCTGATTGTCCTTTTGATGATGCTAAACGTTTGGGGATTGCTTTTAGTCCTGAGAATGTGAGAATGTTTAGCGATCGCGCTTTTGATGATTATTTGGTGAAGTTGTACGAATATTTGCAGGTGTTGGAGAATCGGTTGTTTTCTTCGGGTTTGCATATTTTGGGGGAACCGCCGAATCAGGAGGGGTTGGCTGGGTATTTGGATGCTTATTTTGGGGAAGAGAACGAACCGCCAAGTCGCCAAGGTCGCCAAGAGGAGGAGGAGTTGGTTACTGGTTTGTTGATGCAGTGTACTGATGAGTTGGGGAGTTTGTTGCGGGGGTTGAATGGTGAGTATATTTTACCTGCGCCTGGTGGTGATTTGTTACGGGATGGGGCTGGGGTGTTACCTACGGGGAGGAATATTCACGCTTTAGATCCTTATAGAATGCCTTCTCCGGCGGCTTTTGCACGGGGGCGGGAAGTTGGTCAGAAAATTATCGCCCAGCATTTGGCTGAACATGGGAGTTATCCGGAAACGGTGGCGGTGATGTTATGGGGTTTGGATGCGATTAAGACTAAGGGTGAGTCTCTGGGGATTCTTTTGGAGTTGGTGGGGGCTGAACCTGTGAAGGAGGGGACTGGGCGAATTGTGCGTTATGAGTTGCAGCCTTTGGCGCAGGTGGGACATCCCCGCATTGATATTTTGGGGAATTTGTCGGGAATTTTCCGCGATAGTTTTGTAAATATTATTGAATTATTGGATGATTTGTTTCAACGGGCGGCTGATGCTGATGAATCGGAAGAGGAAAATTTTATCAGGAAGCACGCTTTGGCTTTACAGGCGCAAGGTGTAGAAAATAGTTCTGCAAGGTTGTTTTCTAATCCGGCTGGTGATTTCGGTTCTTTGGTAAATGATCAGGTGGTTGATGGTAATTGGGAATCTGGGGAAGAATTAGGTAATACTTGGCAAGGTCGTAATGTGTTTAGCTATGGTAGGGAAGATAAGGGTCAAGCTAGACCAGAGATTTTAAATACTTTATTAAAAACAAGCGATCGCATTGTCCAAGAAATCGATTCTGTAGAATATGGTTTAACTGATATTCAAGAATATTACGCTAATACTGGCGGTTTAAAAAAGGCGGCAGAAAAGCAACGCGGTAAAAAGGTGACGACTAGCTTTGTGGAAAGTTTCTCGAAGGATACCACACCCCGTAATTTAGATGATTTACTCAGAATGGAGTACCGCAGTAAGTTAGTCAATCCCAAATGGGCGCAAGCTATGGCGAATCAAGGTTCTGGTGGCGCGTTTGAAATTTCTCAACGGATGACGGCGTTGATTGGTTGGGGTGGTACTGCTGATTTTCACGATGATTGGGTTTATGACCAAGCGGCTGATACTTATGCTTTGGATGCAGAGATGGCGGATAAGTTACGCAAGGCGAATCCTGAAGCTTTTCGGAATATTTTGAGCCGAATGATTGAGGCGCATGGGCGGGGTATTTGGCAAGCTGATGCAGATAAGTTGGATAAGTTGCGTCGGTTATATGAGTTGAGTGATGAACAGTTGGAAGGTGTGACGGTTTAA
- a CDS encoding type II toxin-antitoxin system death-on-curing family toxin, whose amino-acid sequence MHSHKFIEKPDILNIHTKQIKLYGGSFGIRDEGLLDSAIYQPQASFGGELLHTTIVEQAAAYLFHITNNHAFVDGNKRTAFDVMVTFLNLNDYDLNMTTTQAYELTIQVADNKVDKEKLIEILKTSIIELL is encoded by the coding sequence TTGCATAGTCATAAATTTATTGAAAAACCAGATATTTTAAATATACATACTAAGCAGATTAAGCTATATGGTGGCTCATTTGGTATCCGCGATGAAGGCTTGCTGGATTCTGCTATTTACCAACCTCAAGCCAGTTTTGGGGGTGAACTTTTACATACGACAATTGTTGAACAAGCAGCAGCATATTTATTTCACATCACGAATAACCATGCTTTTGTAGATGGTAATAAGCGAACTGCTTTTGATGTGATGGTGACATTCTTAAACTTGAATGATTACGACCTGAATATGACGACTACACAGGCTTATGAATTAACAATACAGGTTGCCGATAACAAAGTGGATAAAGAAAAGTTAATTGAAATCCTGAAAACTTCCATCATAGAACTCCTCTAA